A window of Rhododendron vialii isolate Sample 1 chromosome 11a, ASM3025357v1 genomic DNA:
TAAGAAATTTATtagtttccattttttttcttctattctgTATGAGGATGGGAGTTGCAATAATCTGACCTTTATATGTCTCACAATCAAGGGGATTTGAGGAGTGCTAGGTACCCTGAAAGAATACACAGAAATAATCTCGAATTTGAAAATCGATGGTTCAGATTCACTTAAAGTCAATCAggaccattgattttcaaattcggtGTCATTTCTGGGTACTCTTTCGGGGTACATAGAATTTCCCGATATGAAAGAAGAGTGCTAGAAAATACTGGGCTGGTCCCAATTTTCTATTTCTACATTGGAATTTCGGTTGTAGAACTGGCCCTTAAACACTGTGAATATGACAGCAGTGGCAGGGCAAGTCGacatattttattttggtgaCTTTTTCTTCCCTCTCACGTTAGGTATGCCgagaatgacttgtcttatcttataaaataaaaaataaatacttaccaTAACATAAAAATCTTTAGCAATACGGGGCCTTAAGAAATGATtagtttccatttttttcttctgttctgtatgaggatgatgatgctatggtgtccccggttattttggagacaccgtaatttttggcataactttaccattcgaagcataactaaaatcaattacaagcataacagaacccaaacaagatataaccaaggaatatccaaaaaaccaaccaaggcgtaactaaacGCAACCAAGGcaaaacaaataagttatgtcttactatggttctgttatgcttgtaatggattttggttatactcataattgttttgttatgctaaaagttacggtgtccccaaaatgaccggggacaccgaagtcattctgtttgtctatttttcacttgcagtcgacgaatcgactaagagttgttgCGTGTGCGTGTGCTGGAATGCGGGtgttttgtggtggtggagtttggttccttgccgtatttcaggacttctctggaagcaaatttaatgaagtgaatggagatgaaaaAAGAATAGCAAAATgaactttattattcttcgagGTAGAAGTCGATCGACGATGAGAATacaatcgaacagacagttACGTTGCAAGCTACttctagagcaagaaatgtaaagtacagataaaagtagaagcctttgggcgattgattggggggttctaaatatcttctattcttgtatttataggctgtcttcgacttgaaattcaaatatgatggaattccctcctttgatttgaattgaGTAGTTACTTACATACTTCCTtatcttgctccactatctgcacgaggcggttacttctccatgatctcacacgTTCCCAATGTTGTAATTGCTTCAACTGCCTGCATTGATTGTCTTGTCCACGATATGTATGAGGCTCATGCTCTGAAACGTGTTCCGAAATTGAATATtaaccgtcgatcagtccacttgatCTTCCTTAATAGGCTTCACATTAACTAGTCTAAAACATGCTAATACGTGTAATATTTTTGACTCATTCGATCATATTAgaataaattactaaattatggtgtaaactcATTCCCGTTTTTTATATGTCCCAATGAAAGGGATTTGTAGTGCCGCGAATGTGACAGCAGTGGTGGGCCAAGTTGTATGAACTCACCGTCTCGCGGTGGCTATGCTGAGGAAATTAACCTTCTATTTTCTAACAAATGCATGAAACTCCCCTAAGTTCTAACAATTGCAGTAGTCTGCCCTAAGTTCTAACAATTGCATTAGTCTTCcttaatttataaattattgtCTAGATTCCCCGTATGGTGGATTAGGCATTTCCAGGTGCCTTTCATTTTGCAAAATACACGcaggagagaaggaaaaaaaacccacgattatcaaacaaacaaaatgcataAGTGATTATAGAAGTTCGACCAAAGTATGTTTAACTCAAGTTTTTGTTTCAACATTAAATAGCAAATCAAACAAAGCATAATTacagataaagaataaaaataattgaatgaTAGGATAtgttgacttttttttattcgGAATATGATGAGTTAAAAATACACAAGTGCACTTCGCTTAAGTGtagacctcccttttccgatcgaattttgatgatctgaatcgttcaatgtatttatatataaagcACAAAAGTACCGAGTTtgtaaaaaatactaaaaattagtgaaattcaAGATGTACTAGTAATTATGCATGTACTAGTTAACCTGACTTTGACATTAAAAACtccaatcaaaagaaaaatagaacaaaaagaCTTGGTTTTCTAATATTCTAGGGTATATCAATTAATTAATAACGGAGTTGGAGAGAATGTAGACAACAGTTTGCAAAAACAAGAGGGATTATTGCAATTGTCAGAATCTCAATAATGGTTCATACATATGTTAGAAATATCAGGGGAGctaagtgaaatttgcccttctATAAATACTCCATCCTTTTACAACGTTACCCACAGGATCCATATACGTGCAGCAGGCTCTCATGCGATAAGAGTATCTAACTGAAGTAGTAAGAGGAAACTACTAGCTAAGTTGTAGATCTCCGAGGCCACGAAGAACCGGTGATGAGAGCACCGCAGGCTGGTCGACAGTTTAACCGTCGTCGTGGGCGGCATGATGCCTCCGTCATCATCATTATCAGGTTAATACTATTACTTAACCTTCTCCCCTTTCTCAACAATATTTCCACaaagttattttaaaaaaacagtttcaaattatttttcttcaaaaatgaaAGCTGTTTTAGAAATAACAGTCTTCGGAAAAATGTTTTTTAGAAAGTGTTTTGGAAAAActgttttctatttctaataatcaATTTTTATCAGTTTGAAACTGTTTCCTGAAACTTTTCTTCTGTTTCCAAAATTGTAGTATTTGTAatttaaaaattgatgtgacTAATTTTGGTTATATTACGCAATTGTGGATCTCTACATTATTTCGGTAACTTGCTTTTTTAAATACATGTACGTAGAGAGGAATTACAACAATCTAGAGGAGGAAGACCGGAGGGGGACATGACGATACGCGGTGGTCGTCCTCGTGGCGATGATCAACGGTAACATTTTTGTTGGTCACTTGGACTGCATATACTATATATGTTCCAGTATACATATACTTGTATGCAGTGATTTGGATCCTCGATctgtccatctctctctctattctattTCAACTGTTCATTATTTTTTTCGGCAATTTTGCTACAAGTACGAACACATTCACACATACACACGCATGCAGATTATGAGCTTCTATGTATGTATGTGCTTGTGTGAACGTTTTTGTGGTCTTTAGTTCTCTTTTTTCTACGCAGTTCTTCGATTGTAATGTCAGGATCTGAGGAATCACGATTGGTTTATCCGCTTAGGCCTTTAGGCTGGGCACccatgtgtatatatagaaaACAGTGAGtttctaataataataatctcaaAATAAGGACCTTAAATGCGGATCTTATAGTTTGGAGCATTTTGGGTCATATTTTaatgatccaaactgttcaacttgtttaaaatatatttttaaagataTTTGCTTGAAATCAACTTCAAAATATAAACagaaagtgcttgatctaaacatgAGGTCCATAATATAGTTCCAatcaaataatataaaaaactatttggatCGATCATTTTTCAgtcatattttgagctgatttctatTAGTATCCTTAAATACatgttatcaataaattgaacggtttaaattaTCGAAATATGACCCAAAAATAAAAGCCCGCATTTTAGCTATATAAGGAATCCCTCGttagaagatatatatatatagagggagagagagagagaggcctttACCCGTTCACGACTTGAGCGTTCTATGAATACGTTTGGCTCCAACTTACTTGTAGATGTTTTAATGTGGAGTGGACACGACGTTAAAATAGATAATTCAACGGATGGGATGGTGCTGGCATGTAAGTATTACGTACAAATATCCCCTCAAGTATTATGTCACTATTTcaatagaaaattaattaattattcgGTGGTTCGAGGGCACCGCCAAATTTTGCCACAACACTCTTCAACAATGCTAGGCCCCGTTTTGGATTAgatccttaaaaaataagtatttatttgtaatttttaaacttaaaaatagtaggtttattgaaataaaaaaatatgcaatatgaaatcttatttgatagattttgatgagatctatcaaaccctgcaaacaaaattaaataattattttgtaagtctattatttttaaatttgaaaataggtCCATATTTTTTACAGTAAGTACTTTTTTGAGAAAGTTGAGAAAGCAGAACGGGGCTTAAATCCCACAAAATGTATGATGTTAAAGAATGTTGGGcactgttttttttataatcagatGTTCAAGTCAGTTTGCGCCCACCACGATTAATTTTGGGGGCTTGAAGGCaacgattcaaacggattgaaaattggagcacttaatttttttaatcatattttttaatatataaactaccTAAAGatagttgaaaaattaagtgctccaatttttaatccgtttaaatcggtgtaaagatcttatttctaTGATAATTtatcttaaagggtcataattaatttttgactttagAGCTCTTGTTAATTAGTCCTAAGAAAGTagtagaaccaaatatctcttagggctaactaaagAGAGCcctaaagcaaaaaaattaattatgactctttaggataaaatgatcagagaaataagatttttgcactggttcaaacggattgaacattagaccacttaatttttttctcaactttcCACCAAAGAGGGTCTTTCAGCCCCTTTTTTGAAACCCTTAGCAACCCCAAAACTACACCGTTTTGGGTCACTACACCCCTGTGGTGACTTGGGTCACCACAAACCCCTTGATCCGACGGGAACAAGGTCTtaaggcctcgtttgataacgGTGGTAGATGgttcgtaaggagatgagataatgattgagattggtaatgagaaggaattgttaatgagaatggattgataatgagtatgtttgtttgggatgagattattaatatcgtGTTTGTTTCACATGGGATATGATTGGATTATAATATAAATTTCCATTTTTGCCCCTTCCCCCACCCATCCCATACAACAACACACGCACACAGGGGAAAAAACCCaaggaaaaaagtaaaaacaccCAGCACACAAACGCACTACTTTtccctccttttctctctctctctctctctctctctctctctccccacacccggaggcggggggctgctgccccggATTTTCAGGCtcactccggtctcgcttcgatgatcggaagcgttcactttatagagctcgtcgagtagaataactatgcaaaaatcagcttaattgaatatcattaaatgcctgatcggagcccatataactctcggtccatgggttatagtggatttgatccagtgtttcggatccattctttttaagataaaaaggttccgatcagatacttaatgatatccaattaagctgattttttgcatagttattccactcgacgagctctacaaaatgagcGTTTTCGATCATTGGAACGAGACCGGAATGGGCCTGAAAATCCGGAgcagcagccccccgcctccCACCACACCCACAGAAAAACCCAACCCAGCAGAGGTTACGACGATGACGATGATGTCTATGACAACGAAGACAATGACCCAACCAAGTTCATTATCAAGGTCTCTTTGCAACCCCAAAACCCTTTAGAGCCCGTTTCAGaatactttcttaaaaaataagtacttattttatattttcaaatttaaaaataatgtaaataaaaataattttttaattttttttgcaccgtattaaagatcttaatgagatctttcaaacaagatccataatgcatatttttatatttcaataaacccatcatattttagcttgaaattgtcttcttaaaaaataagtacttatttcgcgtTCCGAAACgggacctctctctctctctctctcttgcgcgTGGGACCTTCACACAAGTGATCAGAGCTGTTGAATTTATTTACAACATGTTTCCAAGAGCTCCTGTAAAAATCCAACACCTTCAAATAAAGATAAGGGCTTGATCGGATCATTCAGCTGATTTCTGTCAAATTTGACAAgataaaattgaatgagccGATTAAGTTCTTATCAATatccgaatgagttgattttttacggaacctcttaaaaacatgttttaaacgaATTAAACGACTACGATTATTCGCGTGGGGCTCCGATTAATTTTGTCTCAAATATTTTGTCTCTTGAACTAGCCCCATAGAATTTACTCATAAATACGTGCTTGACATTTTCTCCCGTTAAACTACTCAGGAAGGGATGTCCATTAATAattgggcaaattttcgtacTTGTCCTTGTAGTTTTAtggttgtctcactttcgtccatctagtttcaaagtgctctaatttcgtccctgtagtttgttttacatttcaaattggtaaaatcgttaacaccgttaatgaaactaacgggaaaaaaaaagtgttccaattttcaatctgtttgaactggtgccaaaatcttatttttttgatcattttatcttagatgatcgtaatgaatttttggctctaaggcctttcaacgagcacccgaagactccttatttagtttcagagctctcttagggtgctcattgaaaggccttagaaccaaaaatttattatgaccatttaagataaaatgatcagaaaaataagatatttacaccggttcaaacggattgaaaattggaatacttatttatttattttttttccgttagtttcgttaacagtgttaacgattttaccaatttagaacgtaaaacaaactacatggacgaaattagagcactttgaaactagaaggacgaaagtgagacaaccgtaaaactacagggatgactacgaaaatttgccttTAATAATTCGATCAATTCAAGTACAGAATGTACTACGTTAAGATAAGTGCAATAGtgccgttaaaaaaaagtaaaattaagtGCAATAGTGCTCCccgaaaggaaaataagtccttattttttaagaaggcaatttcaagctcaaaaataatgtgtttatgcaaattattttcgtatcaatatggatcttgtttgataaatctcattaagatctttaatacggtgcaaaaaaaattgaaaaattatttttcatttatattatttttaagtttaaaaatgtgaaataagtacttattttttaaaaaagtgttctggaacgggacttaatatatttttaaaatggttAAAGTCTATTGtcctccatttctttctttcagcTCACCCTTTTGCCATTGCGGGTAATTGTAATAGCGCTGTAACTGGAAAGGCAACGGAAAGGATTTCATTAGCAGAATGGCATGCTATGGTCTTCGCCAAACTCGGGTTGCTTGTTGACCTCATCCAGATAATGTATCAGAATCGAAAAGAATCTCCATTTCAAACTCGCCCCGCCACCAAGGCCATTTCCGTCGCAGCAGTATGCATTTCTGGCTTCGCAGCAGCAGCTCTACTCAAATCCAAAGCAGTGagagtggaggaggaggaggaggaacaaACCACTGGGCATTTTCTCTACTGCCATCGAATCCTCAACATGCTTGTCCTGATCTCAGGTATCCATGCATGTAATTAAACCCCTTCGGTTTTGTCGGTTTTTAAGATATAATTTTCACATCATATCAATTATATCGGTTTTGCAATTCTGTGAATCAGAACTGACCATCAATTGCAATAACCGAATCAATCCGTTGTGCGTTGAAGTAGTTTGAAGCTATCGGTTTAGGCCTCAAAATGCAGTAGTTTTCAAATTGTACAAATACAATATTTTACATGgttgaaaaaattaagaagCAATGGTTCGGTTTTAATTAATTGGTGTGCAAATCTTAATTTTAAACCCAAAATTGAACCGAAATTTGACATGTTTAGTATTTCAAAAACCAAATGCGCCAAAACTAATTTAAAAACTGATCTTC
This region includes:
- the LOC131306322 gene encoding uncharacterized protein LOC131306322, whose protein sequence is MTMMSMTTKTMTQPSSLSSAVTGKATERISLAEWHAMVFAKLGLLVDLIQIMYQNRKESPFQTRPATKAISVAAVCISGFAAAALLKSKAVRVEEEEEEQTTGHFLYCHRILNMLVLISGVVTMSCLVSVFIPDGLGWIVFVSCASSISALVVGWHFLFLPIFKRTKSGHGESRPSMV